TGGGGTTTGACTACCATAAATTGGACTTAGATGTCTTGCTCTTAGAAGATGCTTCATTACTTTAGTAGGTTTATCATAACTTAGACCAGGCGTAGTTTTTACAATATCATCTATACTTTGACCATGAAACATCATTACCTTTACTCCATTTAGAGAAACCACAGCAGGATTTCCAACCATGAAAACATTCTCTCTTTCCCATAATCCTGAATTGTATTTTTTAGGAATTGCTGGTTGTGGTAATGCCCTACGACCAGGATCATGATTTCCTGGCATAATGAATATTTTTATATAATTAGGAATTTTACTTATGAGTTCTTCAACTTTTTTTAACTGCTCTTCAATAGTCTGACAAACCAATTCTTTATCTTGATTTGGATAAATCCCAACACCATCTACTAAATCTCCACCAATTAACACAAAACGAATTTTTCTTGCTACTGAATCTGGACTGGATAACCAAGATACAAACTCTGTAAATTCTTCTTCCATGAAGTACTTACTACCAATATGTAGATCTGAAAGAAAAACAGCATATGTTTCAGTTTCAGACCTGTTTGAGGCTTGGTCAGGAACATCAGGCGAAATCAAATCTTTTATGATAAAACCAGCATTTTTACCAAAACCTATTCGAGCCATGATAAATTGGTCATTAAGTAATGAGCCTGCTGTTTTTTGTAATTCATTATCAAAAACTATTCCTTCAAACAAACCCGAAGGATCTTCTAAAACCAATTTTGTTATGTTTCTCTCTACACTTCTACTAGTGACAAGACCACAAATATACATGTCATCATCAGTTTTTGCAGTCTTTACTGAAGCAATTGATTTTAACATCCTTGATTCAGGCCTATCTGAGATTATTCGTTTTAACTTGTTAAAACGGCTAGAAAACAACGTATTATACCCTTTTACTCCTTCCCCTGTAGTAATTCTTAATGTTGGATCAAAGAGTATCTTATGATCATTTTGTAAAGTTTGATCGTCTTTAATTCCCAAATAAACTTCTAAATCATCTTGATTAATTTGATATGATTTTTGTTTCGTTTTTTCACGAACAATCTCTTTAATTATTTTCTCTAATTTTTTTACATCTACATTTTCAAGAAACTTGAATGCATTTGGATGAATTTGGAACCCTTTATTCAAAGCATAATTCAAGGCAACTGATAGTTCTTTTTTCAATATCAAAGAATGTTTTCTGGTTTAATTAAATCTGCGCCCATACCTAACCCTCAAATATCGATTACAATAAAAAATCATATGTCTAAGATTAGAATAATCATATTTTTTATATTTATGGGATTGTTCACAACTGCATATCAAATCGGTTCAATGTCTACAGTCAGCGACGAAGAGGCTACTGCATTTATGTCCGAATTTGAAAAATTAGTTAAAGATATCGATGCAATGGGAATCTTCCTTCATAACTCGACAATTTCATTACCAATGTTTATTCCTGGATTTGGAGTGATATGGGGATTATTTTCAGCTTGGTCAACTGGATTTGCTTTTTCAGCAATAGTTTCAATCTCTCCAGAACTAGCAAAAGTTCCACCACTGGCAATTCTCTTTTTATCACCATTTGGCATAATGGAACTTACTGCCTATTCTTTAGCTACATCTAGAAGTTTCATATTGATTAAAGAAGTATATAGAAAATCTAACCTAATTCCATTTCTAAAACCTACTGTGATAGAAATAGGCATAGTGTTAGGACTACTATTGGCAGGTGGATATCTAGAGTATTATATGATTAAATTAGTTCAAGACGAATCCATCACACTTCCTGGATTTTAATTTGAAAAAACCTATTGATTTATCTAATCAGCTTAAAATAATTTAGTAGCAAATTATAAACCGAATTAGAAGAGAAATATAACATGAATACTATAATTCTTGGATTTTTAGTGTTATTGGCTTTTTCTGGATTTGCTTTTACTAACTCATTTGCAATTTCACCAAATAGTGCTTTTACTTTGGAAGGATCAGGATATGCAGTTACAGAAAATACAATTAAAACCTCTGAAATAGATTTAGCAATTTCTACCCAGAAACAAACTGGAAGTAGTATTGCATCATCAGTTGAAGATGGATTCATTACTTTGGATGATGAAGACTTTCTAACTACAGAATTAAAGGCAACAATGCTACGTGAAGGTAAATACATTAGAATTAACGGAGTTATTGATAGTGATGTTGGCAGCCAAGCATCTGTTAGTTTTTTTGGGAAACTAATTGAAGAAAGTAAAAATGCTTCAATCTATGGTTTTACTGGAAGAATAACAATTAATGATGATAATTATAAAATAATCTACACTG
Above is a genomic segment from Nitrosarchaeum sp. containing:
- a CDS encoding stage II sporulation protein M; its protein translation is MSKIRIIIFFIFMGLFTTAYQIGSMSTVSDEEATAFMSEFEKLVKDIDAMGIFLHNSTISLPMFIPGFGVIWGLFSAWSTGFAFSAIVSISPELAKVPPLAILFLSPFGIMELTAYSLATSRSFILIKEVYRKSNLIPFLKPTVIEIGIVLGLLLAGGYLEYYMIKLVQDESITLPGF
- a CDS encoding DNA-directed DNA polymerase II small subunit, coding for MKKELSVALNYALNKGFQIHPNAFKFLENVDVKKLEKIIKEIVREKTKQKSYQINQDDLEVYLGIKDDQTLQNDHKILFDPTLRITTGEGVKGYNTLFSSRFNKLKRIISDRPESRMLKSIASVKTAKTDDDMYICGLVTSRSVERNITKLVLEDPSGLFEGIVFDNELQKTAGSLLNDQFIMARIGFGKNAGFIIKDLISPDVPDQASNRSETETYAVFLSDLHIGSKYFMEEEFTEFVSWLSSPDSVARKIRFVLIGGDLVDGVGIYPNQDKELVCQTIEEQLKKVEELISKIPNYIKIFIMPGNHDPGRRALPQPAIPKKYNSGLWERENVFMVGNPAVVSLNGVKVMMFHGQSIDDIVKTTPGLSYDKPTKVMKHLLRARHLSPIYGSQTPIAPEREDLMVIDDIPDIFHVGHVHRAELDMYKGILLLNSGSWQKQTPFQASVGMTPNPGIALMVNLKTFKVYHENYNSNILNNILQS